DNA from Geobacillus vulcani PSS1:
CTTTAAAATGACGGCGTTTTCCATACGCAACCCCATCGGCATCGAAAATTGCAAATCATCCCAGTCAATCTCCCATGGCAACGACAGCGGCCGAATGCCAAACCGCCCCCATTCCAGCTCCGGCCAGAGAGGCGGCGCTTCTCCATCGCGCTTCACCCATTCGCCTTTGGCGAGCACTTGCGCCGGCGTCGGATCATGAGCCGAACGCAAAAAATTGATATGGGCGATTCTTCCTGTGGCGATGCTGCCGTGAAGATGCTCAATGCCGTAGTGACGGGCGGCGTTGATCGTCGCCATGGCGTAGGCGTCGATCACCGGTACATCGTGCTCCATTGCTAGGCGGATGAGCCGGTCAATCACCCCGTCTTCGTAAAAAGAGGGCGGCGAACCGTCTGTCGTCAACAAGCATTTATCATAATGCCGGATGCCAAGCGCTTTCATTTCTTCGAGCAGCACCGGCAAATCCGGGCGAATTGAGGAGTGCCGGAGCGCGACGGTATAGCCGTGCCAAAGGCGCATATGCACCTCTTTTCCCGTCATTGCCTCATGGTCGCCATCCGCGCCAAAGAGCGCCATTTTGACAAGCGTCCTTTCCGACGCCCCAGGAAAATGCCCTTCAATTTTGCGGCGCCGCCGATGCGCTTCTTGCATCCAATACAAGATGATGTCATCGCCGCTCACCACTTTCGGCCATGAGGTCAGTTCGCCCCCTTGAAGCACCGCCTCTTGATCCAGCCATCGCTTGATTCGCGCATTGGACACTTGCTCCTCTTCGCGTTCAAGCTCCGTCTGTCCATCAAATCGACACCACCAATACATTGATGTTGGAAGCGCATTCACAGCTTGCAAAAAGAAAAACGCCTCTTCATCATTCAGCTGCAAAAGCAAAAACAAGTTGTCGTTGAGGAGCGTTGTTGTTCCGTGCGCCGCTGCATAACGGGCAAACGAATGGGGATTATATAATTGAAACGGATGCACATGCGGCTCAATGTAGCCGGGAACGAGCACATACCCACGGCAATCGACGATCTCGCATGCGTCGTCGACACGATCGGGGAACCGCTCGCCGGCATACACGATGCGGTCGCCATGTATCCATATATTTCCCTTTACCCATTCACGAAAATACGAATGCAAATATGTCGCGTTCACCAATACTTTCGTCGGTGATTGTTTGCCATCCATGATCGCTGCCTGTTCGCGCAGCTCGCTGCCTTTCCATCGGTAACGTTGTTCGCCCATTGCCACCCCGTCCCTTGTTTCCTAATCGTTCCATGTAACCATTTTAACGTACAAAAGCGACTTTCACAATAAAAAATATTGAAAGAAAGAGGGGACAACGAATGGCGAACATTGGCATTGTAAACGCCCTCATTCGCATTACGTTCGGACTAACCGTCATCGCCTGGGCCACCGCCCGCCTCGCCCGGCGGCCATGGTGTACATCGTATTTATGGGCTGCTTTGCTTGGGGCGATGAAAGTTGGGGAAGGAATCACCCGTTTTTGTCCGATGACCGCCTTGTTTGACAATATGCAGCGCCGGCAGCTGCTTGAAGAGGAAAAGGAAGCGGTCGTCAATCCGACATGAGGAAAGACATCCACTCGGCGTTGCTCACCACTTTTGCCGATGTCTTCCGTCCCACTGTTATTAGGTAAAATTTTCCTCATCTTGAACGATACGTGCTGCTATGGATCGAAAGAGCCCCGTTCGCAACGGCTAGTGAAAAACGCCAACTGTCAACGAAAGAAAAAAGCAAAATGACCGGCAGCCGGCACTGCGGACTGGCCAAATACCATCAAAAAAGGTGTCCCGTCGTTGGGACACCTTCGACTGCAAAGGAGTGAACCATCATGTTGCTCGAGTATATGACCGATATGTCGTTTGTTTTGGCCGCGTTAATCGGCGGCATTATCGCCCTTTTATACGTGTATATGCGACGGAGGCGCGTTCGATAGCGCGCCGGCCGATGTCGCGCCGGTAAAATAAGCCGTCGCATTCGATCGCCGCCAATTGCTCGTACGCTCTTTCCTTCGCTTCGGCAAGCGTTCCCCCTTTGGCGGCCAACAGGAGAACGCGTCCGCCATTCGTATACCATGAGCCGCCTTCCTGTTTCGTGCCGGCGTGGAACACCAACGCATCAGAAGAGATCTCGTCCAACCCCCGGATTTCAGCCCCGCGCTCGTACGCGCCGGGATAGCCTTTCGCTGCCAGCACGACGCCAAGCACTGCCTCATCCGTCCATTCAAGCTCCAGCTGTCTTCCTTCCATGACCGCCAAAATCGCTTCCACGAGATCGGTTTTGAGGCGCGGCAGCACCACTTGCGCCTCTGGGTCGCCGAAGCGGGCGTTGAACTCGATGACTTTCGGCCCGTCGGCCGTCGCCATCAATCCGGCGTAAAGAACACCTGTAAACGGACGCCCTTCAGCCACTAACGCGTTCGCCATTGGACACAAAATTGTTTCGAATGCGATGGCGACGGTCTCCGCTGGAATTTGCGGAACCGGTGAGTAGGCCCCCATGCCGCCGGTGTTTGGCCCTGTGTCACCGTCATAGGCCCGTTTATGGTCTTGGGCGATGGCGAGCGGATACACCTTCTCGCCGTTCACGAACGCCATAAACGAAAATTCTTCCCCTTCTAAATACTCCTCAATGACGACTTGACTGCCGGCTGTGCCGAATTGTCTGTCGACAAGCGCTGCCTTCGCCGCGGCAAGCGCTTCTTCCACCGTTTGGGCGACGGTGACGCCTTTTCCGGCGGCCAGCCCGTCCGCTTTAATGACGATCGGCGCACCTTTTTGTTCAATGTAAGCTTTCGCCTCTTCGTACGACGTAAAGGCCGCATGGTCCGCCGTTGGAATGCCGTATTTTTTCATCAGTTCTTTGGCGAACGCCTTGCTTCCCTCGATGAGCGCCGCCGCTTGGCTTGGGCCGAAAATGCGAAGCCCCTCGGCCATAAAACGGTCAACAATGCCGGAAGCAAGCGGCGCTTCCGGCCCGACAATCGTCAAATCGATCGCCCGTTCTTTTGCAAATTGCACTAGCGCCTCTATGTTGAGTTCATCGATGCCGACCAACTCCGCTACATCCCTCATTCCCGGGTTGCCCGGCGCCGCATACAGCTTACCGACAAGCGGGCTTTGCGCCGCTTTCCAAGCGATGGCGTGCTCACGTCCGCCGCGTCCGATCACGAGTACATTCATCGTCTCCCTCTCCTTTGCCCCGCCTAATGTTTAAAGTGGCGCACGCCGGTGAAGACCATGGCGATGCCATATTCATCGGCCTTGCGGATCGAATCCGCATCGCGGATCGAGCCGCCCGGCTGGATGATCGCCGTAATGCCGGCTTTCGCCGCCGCTTCAACAGTATCGTCCATCGGGAAGAACGCATCGGAAGCCAACACAGCACCAGCCGCCTGTTCTCCCGCTTGTTCGATCGCAATCTTGGCTGCGCCCACCCGGTTCATTTGCCCGGCGCCGACGCCAACGGTCATGCCGTTTTTCGCCAGAACGATGGCGTTGGATTTGACGTGTTTCACCACTTTCCAGGCGAAGCGGAGCTGCTCGCGCTCAGCCTCGGTCGGCCCGCGCTTCGTAACGACATGCCATTCAGCGTCTTCGAGCGTGAACGTATCGGCCTCTTGTACGAGCAAACCGCCATTGACGGAAACGAGCATGTTTTCCTTGACGTCCGGCGCAGTAAAATCAAGCGTCAATAGACGGATGTTTTTCTTTTTCGTCAAAATGGCAAGCGCCTCGTCGCTGAATGACGGAGCGATGACGATTTCCAAAAAGATGTCATGCATCCGTTCGGCTGTTTCTTTGTCCACTTCACGGTTGACCGCAATAATCCCGCCGAAAATCGACACCGGGTCCGCCTCGTACGCCTTCGTAAACGCCTCAAGAAGCGTCGCGCCGACGCCGACGCCGCACGGATTCATATGTTTGATGGCTGCCACAGCCGGCTCTTGAAATTCACGAATGAGGTTGATCGCCGCATTGGCGTCGTTAATGTTGTTGTACGACAACTCTTTGCCGTGCAGCTGTACTGCGTTGGCAATCGAAAACGCCGCGCCAAGTGGTTTGGCGTAAAACGCCGCCGATTGATGCGGATTCTCGCCATAGCGCAATGATTGTTTTTTCGTGTACGTGATAGTGAGCGTTTCCGGGTAGTCCTCTCCAGCGAGGTTTGTTAAATACTCGGCAATCATCGCGTCATATGCCGCCGTATGGCGGAACGCTTTCGCCGCCAGCTGTTGCCGCGTTTTTGCTTGGATCGAACCGGTTGTTTTCAGTTCCTCGATCACCATCGGATAGTCGGCTGGATCGACGACAATGGCGACATCCGCGTAGTTTTTCGCCGCCGCGCGCACCATCGTCGGGCCGCCGATATCGATGTTTTCAATCGCCTCAGCCAGCGTCACGTCCGGTTTGGCGATCGTTTGTTGGAACGGATACAGGTTGACGACGACCAAATCGATCGGGCGAATGCCATGCTCTGCGAGCGCCGCTTGGTGGCGCTCATCGCTGCGCACCGCCAAAATGCCGCCGTGAATGGCCGGATGCAGCGTTTTGACACGCCCGTCCAAAATTTCCGGAAAACCGGTGACATCGGAAATCGAAATGACGGGAACGCCTGCTTCCTCAAGCGCTCGTTTCGTCCCACCGGTCGAAATGATGTCAATGCCAAGTTCGGCCAGCTGCTTCGCAAACGGAATGATGCCTTCCTTATTGGACACGCTGATCAATGCTCGTTTCACTGCCATCGTTTTCGATCCTTTCTTCTTGTTGTTCCTTTTCCCCTAGCAGCATGCGCAACACCGCCGGATATAGCTCATGTTCGACTTGATGAATGCGCGCTTCAAGCGATTCCATCGGCTCTCCCGGCACGATAGGAACAGCACGCTGGGCGATGACCGGTCCGGTGTCCATCCCCTCATCAACGTAATGAACGGTGACGCCTGTTTCCGATACGCCGGCCCGGTACGCTTGACCGATCGCATCTTTGCCCGGAAACGCGGGCAACAGCGACGGATGAATGTTGACAATCTTCCCTTCATAAGCGGAAAGCAAGGTCGGCCCGATCAAGCGCATGTAGCCGGCCAACGCAATCCAGTCGATTTGACGCCCCTTTAGTTCAAGCAAAATCTCGCTCTCAAACGCGGCTTTGGACGGGTAGTCTTTTGGGGAAAACACGAATGCCGGCACGTTTTCGCGCACCGCCCGCTCGATCACTTTCGCCCCCGGCCGGTCGCAAACAAGGAGAGCAATCTCCGCCGGCAAATCGCCGCGTTTGGCCGCATCCACGATCGCTTGAAAGTTCGTGCCGCTTCCCGAAGCGAACACCGCCAGCCGCTTCATCCCCGGCTCCCTCCAGCAAACGACACGCCCGCGCCTTCGACCACGTTGCCGATGATGTACGCCGGTTCGCCTTGTTCCGAAAGCCACTCAACAAGCGGCGAAGCCGTTTCCGGACTGACGGCGAGCACAAGGCCGATGCCCATATTAAAGACGGAAAACATCTCTTGCTCTTCAAGACGGCCCATTTTACGCAGAAGCTCAAAAATCGGCAGCACCGGCCATGAACCGAGCTGAATGCGCGCGCCAAGCCCCGAAGGCAGCATGCGGGGAATGTTTTCGATAAACCCGCCGCCGGTAATATGCGCCATCCCTTTGATCGTAAACCGCTCGCGCACAGAGCGCAACCGTTTCGCGTAAATGCGCGTCGGCTTCAACAACTCCTCGCCGAGCGGAACATCAAGCGGCTCGTAAATGCGGTCAAGCTCCAACTTCGCCTGCTCGAACACGATGCGGCGCACAAGCGAATAGCCGTTGCTGTGCAGGCCGCTCGATGGCAATCCGACGAGCGCATCGCCCGCTTGAATCGCCTCTCCGGTCACAAGCTGATCTTTTTCCGCAATGCCGACGGCAAATCCGGCCAAATCGTACTCGTCTTCCGCGTACATTCCCGGCATTTCCGCCGTTTCCCCGCCGATCAAGGCGCAGCCGGCTTCGACGCAGCCGTCAGCCACCCCTTTGACGATGGCGGCGATTTTCTCCGGCACCGCCTTGCCGCAAGCAATATAATCAAGAAAAAAGAGCGGATCCGCCCCTTGCACCGCGATGTCGTTGACACACATCGCCACACAATCGATGCCGATCGTATCGTGCCGGTCAAGCAAAAACGCGAGCTTCAGTTTCGTTCCGACGCCATCTGTGCCGGACACAAGCACCGGATGGCGGTAGTTGAGCGCCGAAAGATCAAATAAGCCGCCAAACCCGCCGATCCCCCCTATCACTTCCGGACGCATCGTTTTTTGCACGTGCTCTTTCATCAGGGCGACGGACCGATAACCGGCCTCAATGTCGACCCCTGCTTGTTTGTATGCCTTTGCCACGTTCCTTTCCTCCTTTTCGTCTCCCATCGCTCCACGAGAAGGTTGGCGATGAAAGGAGACCATGACACCATAACGAAACCATCCTTTGAAGCGGCGCTTCCGCTCGGTGGCGCTTCTTTCCGAGAAAACGCGCTCACCTGTGCGACAGCCGCCGTTGTTCAGCGCGTCGTTTATTTCACCGTCAAGCAAGGACGGACCGCTTGGCCGAGGCGGGTTGGATATTGGCCAGTGAAACACGCCAAACATTGCCCGCGCTGCGGCGAAACGTCCGGACGCCCGATGGCCTCAAGCATCCCTTCCTGGCTGATAAAGGCGAGGGAGTCAGCGCCAATCAAGCGCCGAATCTCTTCAATCGTACGATTCGCCGCGATCAATTCTTCCTTTGACGACGTATCAATGCCGTAAAAGCAAGGATGGGTGATCGGCGGCGCGCTGATGCGCACGTGCACTTCGACTGCTCCCGCTTCGCGGAGCATCGAGACGATGCGCCGGCTCGTCGTTCCGCGCACGATCGAATCATCCACCATCACGACCCGCTTGCCGGCCACAACCCCGCGCACCGGCGACAGCTTCATTTTCACTCCTTGCTCGCGCAACGCCTGCGACGGCTGGATAAACGTCCGCCCGACATATCGGTTTTTAATCAAGCCCAATTCGTATGGAATGCCGCTCGCCTCAGCGTAACCGATGGCGACCGAAATGCTTGAGTCCGGCACGCCGGTGACGATGTCGGCCTCTGCCGGCGCTTCCAAGGCGAGCCGCTTTCCTAAGTTTTTTCGGGCCGTGTGGACATTGATGCCGTCGACATGGCTGTCCGGACGAGCGAAATAAATGTATTCCATGCTGCAAATCGACCGCGGCTGCTCCGGAGCAAACCGTTCCGAACGCACCCCTTCATGGCTGATGATGAGCAATTCCCCTGGCGACACTTCTCGCTCATATGTGGCGCCGATGACATCAAACGCGCACGTTTCCGACGCCACGACATACGCTGAACCGAGCCTGCCGATCGAAAGCGGCCGAAACCCGTGCGGATCCAGCGCCGCATACAGCGCCGTTTCCGTCAGCAACAAAAACGCAAACGCCCCTTCGATCTGGCTGAGCGCCTCTTTCATTTGCCCGACAAACGTTGTTGCTTGGCTGCGGCGAATGAGATGGGCGAACACTTCCGTATCCGATGTCGTCTGAAAAATGCTTCCTTGCGCTTCAAGCGCAAGCTTCAGCTCGATGGCGTTTGTCAAGTTGCCGTTATGGGCGAGCGCCATCGCGCCGGTTTGCGAGCGGAATAAGAGCGGCTGAACGTTTTCATAGCCGCCCCCACCCGCCGTCGAATAGCGGACATGACCGATGGCCGCGGCCCCTTTGAGCGCATCGAACGTTTCGCTTTGAAACACATCGGTCACGAGTCCCAGCCCTTTATGGCCGGATAAGCTCCCGTTATGCGCGACAACGATGCCAGCCCCTTCCTGCCCACGGTGCTGCAAGCTGTGAAGGCCGTAGTATGTGAGCCGGGCGGCGTCTTCATGCCCCCAAATGCCGAAAATGCCGCACTCCTCGTTTAATCCTTTGATTTCAGCAAGCATGGAATGGCCCCTTTCCAGACGTTTCGCATGTCGTCGACCGAAAGGCGGATGATCGTTTCCCCCTGCTCCCCGTTCACGGTGAATGTGCCGTCATCCGTCACTTCCCCGATCCGTTTCGCTTCTACAAGCTGCTCAAATGCTTCTTGATGTTCCTTTTTCACCGAAACCACAAAACGAGACTGCGTTTCGCTGAACAGTTCACTGATGAGATCACCGCGGATCGTCACCTTCGCGCCAAGCCCTGAAGCCCCCATGACACACTCGGCAAGCGCAACGGCTAAGCCCCCTTCAGCCACATCATGCGCGGACGCCACCACCCCCGCGCGGATCGCCGCAAGCAGCTGGCGCTGGCGGCTTGCTTCCACTTTCAAATCAATTTCCGGCGCTTTTCCGAAAATGCGGCCTTCTAGAAACTTTTGCAGCTCGCTGCCGCCAAACTCCGGCTTCGCCTCGCCGATCACGTAAATCAAGTCACCTGCTTGCTTAAACGATTGCGTCGTGATATGGGAAAGGTCTTCAATCAGGCCGACCATGCCGACAACCGGCGTCGGGTACACCGCCTCGCCGTTCGTTTCATTGTAAAGCGAGACGTTGCCGCTCACGACCGGCGTCTCAAGCGCCCGGCACGCTTCGCTCATCCCGTCGACCGCTTTTTCCAGCTGCCAGAAAATGTCCGGCTTTTCCGGGCTGCCGAAGTTGAGGCAGTCGGTAATGGCGAGCGGCTTCGCTCCGGAACAGACGACATTGCGCGCCGCCTCGGCGACCGCGATTTTCCCGCCCATCTCTGGATCCAAATACAAGTAGCGCGAGTTGCAATCCGTCGTCAACGCAAGCGCCTTGTTTGTACCGCGGATGCGCACGACGGCCGCGTCTGATCCTGGAGCGACAACCGTATTCGTCCGTACCATATAGTCGTACTGATCGTACACCCATTCTTTGCTGGCAATCGTCGGCTGGGCGAGCAGCGCGAGCAATGTTTGACTGTAATCTTCAATGTGCGGAATATACGGCGGCATCGCTTGAAACTCACGGTAATAAGCCGGCTCCGCAGACGGTTTATGATACACCGGTGCGTCTTTCGCCAAGGCATCGACCGGAATCTCGGCCGCCACCTCGCCGCGGAAAAACAGACGAAGCATTTTATCATCGGTTACTTTGCCGATCGCTTTCGCCTCGAGGCCATATTTCGCAAAAATCGCAGCGATTTCGTCTTCACGGCCTTGCTTGACGACAAGCAGCATCCGCTCCTGCGATTCGGACAACATCATTTCATACGGCGTCATGCCCGCCTCGCGCTGGGGAACAAGATCCAAATTCATTTCAATGCCGAAGCCGCCTTTGCTCGCCATCTCGGCCGACGAGCTCGTCAGTCCGGCGGCGCCCATATCTTGAATGCCGACTAACGCATCGGACTTGACTGCTTCAAGACACGCCTCAAGCAGCAGTTTTTCCATAAACGGGTCGCCGACTTGCACGGCCGGACGCTTCGCTTCCGACTGTTCGCTCAACTCTTCCGAAGCAAACGTCGCCCCGTGGATGCCGTCGCGGCCCGTTTTCGCCCCGACGTACATGACCGTGTTGCCGACCCCGGTCGCGATGCCGCGCTGAATGTCCTCATGGCGGATGATCCCAACGCACATGGCGTTGACCAATGGATTGCCTTCATACGCCGGATCGAACTGCACCTCGCCGCCGACGGTCGGGATGCCGACGCAGTTGCCATACCCTGCAATACCGGCGACAACCTGTTCGAACAAATAGTTGACGCGCGGCGATGTCAATTCGCCAAATCGGAGCGAGTTAAGCAACGCAATCGGCCGCGCTCCCATCGAAAAGACGTCGCGGATGATGCCGCCGACCCCCGTCGCTGCTCCTTGGTACGGCTCGATCGCCGACGGGTGATTATGGCTTTCGATTTTAAACGCTACCGCCAGCCCGTCGCCGATATCGACAATGCCGGCACCCTCGCCTGGCCCCTGCAATACGTGCGGACCATCGGTCGGGAATTTTTTCAGCACCGGCTTCGAGTTTTTGTAGCTGCAATGCTCCGACCACATGACGGCAAAAATGCCGGTTTCCGTATAGTTCGGCAGCCTCCCCAAAATCGCTTCAATGCGGGCAAACTCTTCATCGGTCAGCCCCATCTCGCGATACAGCTTTTGTTCTTTGATCACCGCCGCGCTCGGCTCAAGCAGTAACGACATGAGTCTCCCTCCAATAATTGACGATCGATCGGAATAGTTTCAATCCGTCCGCGCTGCCGAGCAAAGCGTCGACCGCCCGCTCCGGATGCGGCATCATGCCGAGCACGTTGCCGCGCTCGTTGACAATGCCGGCGATATCCGCCAAGCTGCCGTTCGGGTTTTCCCCATGGTAGCGGAAGACGATTTGCCGGTTTTCGACAAGGCGCTGGAGCGTTTGTTCGTCGCAATAATAATTCCCTTCACCATGGGCGATCGGAATGGTAATCACTTCGCCCTTGTCATAGGCAGAGGTAAACATCGTTTCATTGTTTTCCACGACAAGCTGCACCGGCCGGCAGATGAATTTCAATCCTTGATTGCGGCGCATCGCCCCAGGAAGCAAGCCGGCTTCAAGCAAAATTTGAAACCCGTTGCACACCCCAAGCACCGGTTTCCCGGCTTCCGCGGCTTGCTTCACGGCGGCCATCACTTTGGAAAAGCGGGCGATCGCCCCTGAGCGCAAGTAATCGCCGTACGAAAAGCCGCCCGGAAGCAAAATGGCGTCGAACCGATCGAGATTCTCTTCATCATGCCAAACGTATTCCACTTCTTCGCCGAGTTCATCGGCGACCGCATGGTACATATCGACATCGCAATTCGATCCCGGAAAGACAATGACGGCAAACTTCATCGGGCGACGGCCTCCTCGATTTCATAGCGGTAATCTTCGATGACCGGGTTGGACAACAATTTCTCGCACATTTCACGGACCATCTCATCAAGGTCGCGATCGCTTTTTTCGATCACCAGCTCCATAAACTTGCCGATTCGGACGTCTTTCACTTCCGTATACGATAAGCTGTGCAGCGCCCCCTTCACCGCTGTCCCTTGCGGATCCAACACACTTTCGCGCAACGTGACATACACTTTTACTTTATACATGCCGATTCTCCCCCTAACCGTTGGAAAATAACCTCGTACGCCTCGGTTAAACTGCCAAGATCACGGCGAAATACGTCCTTATCCAATTTCTCATTCGTCTCGGCGTCCCAAAGCCGGCACGTATCCGGCGACACCTCATCCGCTAAAAGGATCGCGCCGTCCGCCGTGCGGCCAAACTCAAGCTTAAAATCAATTAATCTCACTTTTCGCTCGGCAAAATGGGCGCGCAACACGTCGTTCACTTTCAGCGCTTCCCGTTTCAGCCAGACGATCTCCTCGCGGCTCGCGAGCTTCAAAATCGCAATGTGGTCTTCGACGAGCAGCGGGTCGCCAAGGTCATCGTTTTTGTAGTAAAACTCGACAAGCGGCGCCTCAAGCGGCGTTCCTTCCGCCAAGCCGAGACGTTTCGCCAAACTTCCGGCCACGACGTTGCGGACGACGACTTCCAGCGGGATGATCGTCACGCGTCGGACCAATTGTTCCGTTGGCGACAGCTTTTCAATAAAATGATTGGCAACGCCTGCTTCTTGCAATTTCGCAAACAGTAAACTGGAAATCTCGTTATTGAGCCGCCCTTTGCCGGCGATCGTCGCCTTTTTCTCGCCGTTAAACGCCGTGGCGCTGTCTTTGTACTCCACCCAAAGGACATCCGGTTCATCCGTCGCGTAAATTTTTTTCGCTTTCCCTTCATACAACAGCTGTTGTTTTGCCGGCATCATGCAAGCCTCCGTTATCCAGAAGATTGAAAATTTTTCGTGTAACCGGCCAGCATGAGGCCAGCCGGCTTCCACTTACTCTAATCCTAAGCGGGCAAAAATTGTATCGACGTGTTTCAAATGGTGGCGGTAATCAAAGCAATCATCGAGCTCTTCTTTCGTCAACCGGCTCGTAATCCGCTCATCCGCCTCGAGAAGCGAGCGGAACGGAACTTGTCTCTCCCACGCTTCCATCGCTTTCGGTTGCACTAAATCGTACGCCTCCTCGCGCGTCATCCCTTTGTCAATCAAAGCGAGCAAGACGCGCTGCGAGTAAATGAGCCCGAATGTGCGCTCCATATTTTTCTTCATATTTTCCGGATACACCAACAAGTTTTTCACAATGTTAGCAAACCGGTTCAACATATAGTTCAACGCGATCGTCGCATCCGGCAAAATGATGCGCTCCGCTGAC
Protein-coding regions in this window:
- the purQ gene encoding phosphoribosylformylglycinamidine synthase subunit PurQ: MKFAVIVFPGSNCDVDMYHAVADELGEEVEYVWHDEENLDRFDAILLPGGFSYGDYLRSGAIARFSKVMAAVKQAAEAGKPVLGVCNGFQILLEAGLLPGAMRRNQGLKFICRPVQLVVENNETMFTSAYDKGEVITIPIAHGEGNYYCDEQTLQRLVENRQIVFRYHGENPNGSLADIAGIVNERGNVLGMMPHPERAVDALLGSADGLKLFRSIVNYWRETHVVTA
- the purC gene encoding phosphoribosylaminoimidazolesuccinocarboxamide synthase gives rise to the protein MPAKQQLLYEGKAKKIYATDEPDVLWVEYKDSATAFNGEKKATIAGKGRLNNEISSLLFAKLQEAGVANHFIEKLSPTEQLVRRVTIIPLEVVVRNVVAGSLAKRLGLAEGTPLEAPLVEFYYKNDDLGDPLLVEDHIAILKLASREEIVWLKREALKVNDVLRAHFAERKVRLIDFKLEFGRTADGAILLADEVSPDTCRLWDAETNEKLDKDVFRRDLGSLTEAYEVIFQRLGGESACIK
- the purL gene encoding phosphoribosylformylglycinamidine synthase subunit PurL: MSLLLEPSAAVIKEQKLYREMGLTDEEFARIEAILGRLPNYTETGIFAVMWSEHCSYKNSKPVLKKFPTDGPHVLQGPGEGAGIVDIGDGLAVAFKIESHNHPSAIEPYQGAATGVGGIIRDVFSMGARPIALLNSLRFGELTSPRVNYLFEQVVAGIAGYGNCVGIPTVGGEVQFDPAYEGNPLVNAMCVGIIRHEDIQRGIATGVGNTVMYVGAKTGRDGIHGATFASEELSEQSEAKRPAVQVGDPFMEKLLLEACLEAVKSDALVGIQDMGAAGLTSSSAEMASKGGFGIEMNLDLVPQREAGMTPYEMMLSESQERMLLVVKQGREDEIAAIFAKYGLEAKAIGKVTDDKMLRLFFRGEVAAEIPVDALAKDAPVYHKPSAEPAYYREFQAMPPYIPHIEDYSQTLLALLAQPTIASKEWVYDQYDYMVRTNTVVAPGSDAAVVRIRGTNKALALTTDCNSRYLYLDPEMGGKIAVAEAARNVVCSGAKPLAITDCLNFGSPEKPDIFWQLEKAVDGMSEACRALETPVVSGNVSLYNETNGEAVYPTPVVGMVGLIEDLSHITTQSFKQAGDLIYVIGEAKPEFGGSELQKFLEGRIFGKAPEIDLKVEASRQRQLLAAIRAGVVASAHDVAEGGLAVALAECVMGASGLGAKVTIRGDLISELFSETQSRFVVSVKKEHQEAFEQLVEAKRIGEVTDDGTFTVNGEQGETIIRLSVDDMRNVWKGAIPCLLKSKD
- the purS gene encoding phosphoribosylformylglycinamidine synthase subunit PurS, translating into MYKVKVYVTLRESVLDPQGTAVKGALHSLSYTEVKDVRIGKFMELVIEKSDRDLDEMVREMCEKLLSNPVIEDYRYEIEEAVAR